GGAGGTCCTTCAGCAGGTCCCGCAACGTCCCCGCCGCCAACTTCGCGGCGCAACCGCCCTTGCTCACGGTCTTCGTGAGGCGCAGCGGCGCGTCGTTCACGCCGCCTCCCTCGCGCGCATCTCGATCCACGAACGGACCTCCCCTTCGTCGCCCCGTACCGCCACGGTCCGCCCCTCGTCGGGGGTCGCCTTGCGGTAGAGCGGGTCGTAGTAGTCGTGCAACAGCGGCAGGATCACCGGACGGAACGCTTGGGGGTCGAACCAGGCGCCCTGCGCTTCGGCGTCCTCGAGGACGGCGACCATCCGCTCGGTCGCCGCGCCGCCGAGGCGGCGTTTCAACCGCCGGATCGCGGCGCTCAACGTCGCCCGAGCCGCCGCCACGCCCTCGCGTCGCGCGGGCGCCGCGGCGTACTCGGCGTGGATGCGCCGCACCCGCGCGTCGTCGCTCGTCTCGAGCCGCACGAGCGGTGCGGAGCGCACGACGTCGAACACGGCGGCCGGGAGGTGCACCGACCCGACGTTCCGCGATTCGTCCTCGAGCAGCAGCGTCGCTTCGCGCCCCAGCAGGAGCGGGAGCGCCAGACGGTGCTCGAACGTCGCTTGCGCCGGTTGCGGGCCGGTCGCCCCGAAGGCGCTGCCGCGG
This region of Trueperaceae bacterium genomic DNA includes:
- the mnmH gene encoding tRNA 2-selenouridine(34) synthase MnmH, producing the protein MRIRPEDLYPPAAGRPARRPIDVRSPGEVARGALPGAVALPILDDDERHAVGLTYAQEGQAAAVAVGERVTEPHMHARRAAWRDAADAELSAFVCWRGGMRSDLARTLSERLDVPTVEGGYKAIRRHLMDAVAPSLARRTPFVLTGPTGSGKTELLRALAGREELLALDLEGAAEHRGSAFGATGPQPAQATFEHRLALPLLLGREATLLLEDESRNVGSVHLPAAVFDVVRSAPLVRLETSDDARVRRIHAEYAAAPARREGVAAARATLSAAIRRLKRRLGGAATERMVAVLEDAEAQGAWFDPQAFRPVILPLLHDYYDPLYRKATPDEGRTVAVRGDEGEVRSWIEMRAREAA